The sequence TTGTGTTACTGTAAACTTGGTCTCCCTTGATCTGTAAAAAGGCTGCATATGGCAGTCGTTTTTGTTTAAACCTgatatcttcatcttctttcgaTTGCTTTATTTCCTCAGATAAGTGGTCTGAATGTCTGTGTTCAAGTGGTGAAGAATAAACTGGCACCAGGAAAGAAGAAATCTGAATTGGGAATTCACTTTGGTCATGGTTTCTATGTGGAGCGAGAAGTATTAGAATTGGCTTGTGAGCATGGAGTTATCATTAGAGAAGGAACTAGCTATTTCATCGAAGGTGAGGTCATCGATGGGAAAGACGCAGCTGAGAAGTATCTGGTTGAAAATAAAGAGGTTCTTGATACTGTTGTCGAAATCCTGAGGAACCAGCTTTTCAAGatgtgaaagaaagagaggactGTTTCTGTAGAGCCAAACAAATGTCTATGTTTCGATAGAGCCAAACACCAGTTGAGCTGCTTTTTCATCAACCTCGGCTTCCCTATTAAGCAACGTGTAACTAAAAGGGGGATCAGAGAAGACATGCCAAAGCTAGTTGTTGTTAGATGTTATCATAGGTACTGTTcttgctagagattatcatgtgCTGCAGATATTCCTGtttcattatttctttttttgtcttgaaTCACCTCTAACCCATATTTACCAACAATTCGGCAATATCATCTTCACAAAGTTTGACATATGTAATTAAATAGACTAATCATATGTTAGATTAACTGCACTATGGACAGATCCATCTTCCATCCTAATCCAGGACTTGATACGAAAAGGCATTTCAGTAATCTCCAAAATCCTTGATCCTCTTGGCCAATTTCCGTACCCACCATAGCCCGTGTGTCTAGCAAAGCAAAGCCAGAGCTTATTTTTGTATGGACAGCACCAGTCTAGTCCATGGTTGTGTCCTACAAACACAGCCTACGGAAAAATAGAGCCATCATTGTTCCGTTCCATATCAAACTTAAaggcgtatatatatatatgtaacacaATTTCGTGTTTAGTTGATACCTTAACTGAGGATCTGTTCTCAAGAACTTTCATCATCCCATTTTCAGCTTCTTGAGCAGCAACTTTCTCTTTGTTGATTGATCCGACACATGGTTTTGTTATCCATACCCTTGGAGCTACTTTTTTGAATGCTTTACTAGGAATGTGCCAAAATATCAACTCTGGGATCCTGCACGAAATGAAAATCTTTCAATATCGACTTAGCGAATAATTTATCTCCAAGATATTATCTTGTAGTAGTTATTATCATATAATGAGTTTTCCCCACCAAAATCTTTAATGTTACATACCTTAAATCGGGATTAAGAGTATTAGACTTGGTTTTAAACCATTCAACTTGAGCATTTGAGATAACCTCCGGGTATGAACCACCGCCCGAATCAAGAAAGTATAGCAATGCCACGGGTGGTTTAGAATGATTCGATGATTCCACAAGAAGGACATAGTTAGACATGCTTGGCCATAGCTCCTTAGGACCAATCATTGAGTGTGAGAGTCCATTGGAAGACTTTATTTCTTCCTGAATCAGTTCCACTCGAGTTGTTCCTCTAAACGCGCATCCATCGTCATCATCTTTATCCGATGTGGGGCAGCGAATAGGAGGGATACCGGAAGAAGAGAACCAATCCAAAGGCCAAAAGAAAGAAGCATCATCGTGGTTACCAAAGAGAGTAGACCATGGAATGCCTCTGTCTCTTGTAGGAGATATTGCTTTGTCCCAAAACAAACTTGCGTTTTGAATTGCTATGTTGTTAGCCGTTACAACATCTCccaaatataccacaaaatctgttctatttgaaattaaagaaacagtTATTTCAGTTAATCTTCACATAATCAGTTTAAACAGTAGTGTGTTCAATCCAATGTAACCAAACCATCCAAAACTAACAAACCgaccaaaaattataattacatcAGTTTACAGTTCATTATTTCTACACCAAACTAGTCAAACCAAAATGAtaaggtaattttttttgtttttaacttcatTGAGTAAAACTGTAAAACCAAATTGGTGCAATTGATGTTTGTCATGACCTGGAGTTTCAGAGTCCAGAACGGCGGACATAAGGTTGAGGGAGTTAACATCCTGACGAGGACCCCAATCAGTCCACGTGTCTTCACCGAAGTGGAGGTCTGCAAAGATTGCGATCTTGAACGGTGTTCCTTCCCGCACCCGAAGATTACTACTACTCTTCGTCGTTGCCGTCGTCGGGATGCTTAGCTCCCATCCTCCTACTCCTACGGCTGATATTAGTGGAAGAGATAGAACGGTGATGATCAGATACAACGACCATCTTTTCATTCTTGGAATAGTAATAATACAGTAGTATGTATGAGACGATTCAAAACTATTTACTGAAGTTGTGATCTTTTCTTTCATGTTTCACAACTTGATAAAGATAAGGGTCCTTTTTGTGTTTGCGACAGAAAATAACTAAATCATTATAAAATTCATCTGTTaagttttcttggattttgaattataaattagctgaacacaagaagaagaaataataataataataataataattgagtTATAAAAACGGGTTAGTAATCCTGAAAAACACAAAATGGCCAAATTAGGTTAACCATCTAAATCGATGTAGAGCATATTCAAAGAATATTCaattatctctttctctctttcttttagttGATAGAAAAGAGAGGAATCTAGCCAATGTTTTTTTAGGGGTCTCCACTATCCAATACCCATGTTACGTCGAGTTCTATTTCAACTTTAAAGGCACATGCACTGACATTAATTTCCACTTCTTCCTCGTAAGTCCTAATCTTTTTTGTCGTTGTTGTCCACAATAGTTTTATATGTTCACCTCCTACTcgaaatgattaaaaatttgtaagtttTCGAATTTTGTATACTATACACTGTTACggaaaagaaaatgtaatttgGAATTAGAGATTGAGAGGAAAAGATAAACTAACACAAAAGTGTAATAGAAAAGTACAGCTTAAGAGGAGGAGGGTTCTCA comes from Camelina sativa cultivar DH55 chromosome 19, Cs, whole genome shotgun sequence and encodes:
- the LOC104764717 gene encoding probable inactive purple acid phosphatase 16, with the protein product MKEKITTSVNSFESSHTYYCIITIPRMKRWSLYLIITVLSLPLISAVGVGGWELSIPTTATTKSSSNLRVREGTPFKIAIFADLHFGEDTWTDWGPRQDVNSLNLMSAVLDSETPDFVVYLGDVVTANNIAIQNASLFWDKAISPTRDRGIPWSTLFGNHDDASFFWPLDWFSSSGIPPIRCPTSDKDDDDGCAFRGTTRVELIQEEIKSSNGLSHSMIGPKELWPSMSNYVLLVESSNHSKPPVALLYFLDSGGGSYPEVISNAQVEWFKTKSNTLNPDLRIPELIFWHIPSKAFKKVAPRVWITKPCVGSINKEKVAAQEAENGMMKVLENRSSVKAVFVGHNHGLDWCCPYKNKLWLCFARHTGYGGYGNWPRGSRILEITEMPFRIKSWIRMEDGSVHSAVNLTYD